A stretch of Paludisphaera borealis DNA encodes these proteins:
- a CDS encoding SDR family oxidoreductase gives MTTLIIGCGYLGRRVAARLVDRGEEVFGTCRSASTASELASLGVKPVLADVLNADSLRALPAADRVVYCVGYDRTAGADKRSVYVDGLRNVLDRLATAPIRLVYVSSTSVYGRDDGGWVDEDSPTEPRTEAGRICLDAERVVTAWGREASVEVVVLRCSGLYGPDRIVRRSMITNGEPIPGDPDKYLNLIHIDDAAQAVTAALDASRPSGLYLISDDRPVTRLEYYSLAADCLKAVPPRFVPPAPGSPEAARDAASRRVANRKMKAELGVKLAYPDATSGVPAALA, from the coding sequence ATGACCACCCTGATCATCGGCTGCGGCTACCTCGGACGACGCGTCGCCGCGCGGCTCGTCGATCGCGGCGAGGAGGTCTTCGGGACGTGCCGATCGGCGTCCACCGCGTCAGAACTCGCCTCTCTCGGCGTGAAGCCGGTCCTGGCCGACGTGCTCAACGCCGATTCGCTTCGCGCCCTGCCCGCGGCGGACCGCGTGGTTTATTGCGTCGGCTACGACCGCACGGCGGGGGCCGACAAGCGGTCCGTCTACGTCGACGGTCTGCGGAACGTCCTCGATCGGCTTGCGACCGCCCCGATCCGGCTGGTCTACGTCAGCTCGACGAGCGTCTACGGACGCGACGACGGCGGCTGGGTCGATGAAGACTCGCCGACCGAACCGCGCACTGAGGCCGGCCGCATCTGCCTGGACGCCGAACGCGTCGTGACGGCCTGGGGCCGCGAAGCGAGCGTCGAGGTGGTCGTCCTCCGCTGCTCGGGGCTTTACGGGCCGGACCGGATCGTCCGTCGGTCGATGATCACGAACGGCGAGCCGATCCCCGGCGACCCGGACAAGTACCTGAACCTGATCCACATCGACGACGCCGCCCAGGCCGTGACCGCCGCCCTCGACGCCTCCAGGCCGTCGGGCTTGTATCTGATCAGCGACGACCGCCCGGTCACGCGGCTCGAATACTATTCGCTGGCGGCCGACTGCCTGAAGGCCGTTCCGCCCCGGTTCGTCCCTCCCGCGCCCGGATCGCCCGAAGCCGCGCGCGACGCCGCCAGCCGGCGGGTGGCGAACCGCAAGATGAAGGCCGAACTCGGCGTGAAACTCGCCTATCCCGATGCGACGTCCGGCGTGCCGGCGGCGCTGGCGTGA
- the thiO gene encoding glycine oxidase ThiO, with the protein MARYEVVIVGGGVIGLSIGYALARSGVSCVILDRTELGREASWAGAGMLPPQSEPRPGPIHPSVELRSWSARLYPEWSAALLDETGIDNGYRRTGGVDVAWTEAEEQALRTTAGRWRVEGIAFERLAAGDFGRVEPALNPELRLVYFLPDRAQVRNPRHLRALAVAFTGRGGVIRANCAVEGFIARGDRVVEVRTEAGAFQADQVIVAAGAWSGRLLDALGVHAPTPPLKGQLVLLRGDRPLLRRIVEHGKTYLVPRDDDRILVGATEEDAGFDVLPTADAFRALTEAAVRLCPELKEARVEATWTGLRPGSFDTRPYIGLVPGYRNVVVASGHKRAGLQLSPATAELAVDLVLGRPPRIDLAHFRIDREPSTGDDVFRS; encoded by the coding sequence ATGGCCAGATATGAAGTCGTGATCGTGGGAGGAGGCGTGATCGGGCTGTCGATCGGCTACGCCCTGGCCCGATCGGGGGTCTCGTGCGTGATCCTCGACCGCACCGAACTGGGGCGCGAGGCCTCGTGGGCCGGGGCCGGCATGCTGCCGCCGCAGTCCGAGCCGCGTCCGGGGCCGATCCATCCCAGCGTCGAACTCCGCTCTTGGAGCGCGCGGCTGTACCCCGAGTGGTCGGCGGCTCTCCTCGACGAGACCGGAATCGACAACGGCTATCGCCGGACCGGCGGGGTCGACGTCGCCTGGACCGAGGCCGAGGAGCAGGCGCTGCGGACCACCGCCGGCCGATGGCGGGTCGAGGGGATCGCGTTCGAGCGGCTCGCGGCCGGCGATTTCGGGCGGGTCGAGCCAGCGCTCAACCCCGAGCTTCGCCTCGTCTACTTCCTCCCCGACCGCGCGCAGGTGCGCAATCCGCGACACCTCCGCGCGCTGGCCGTCGCCTTCACGGGCCGAGGGGGCGTGATCCGCGCGAATTGCGCCGTCGAGGGCTTCATCGCGCGCGGCGACCGCGTCGTCGAGGTCCGGACCGAGGCCGGGGCGTTCCAGGCCGATCAGGTGATCGTCGCGGCTGGAGCGTGGTCGGGGCGTTTGCTCGACGCTCTCGGTGTGCACGCGCCGACGCCCCCGCTGAAGGGCCAGCTCGTGCTGCTGCGTGGCGATCGTCCCCTGCTTCGACGGATCGTCGAGCATGGCAAGACTTACCTGGTTCCTCGCGACGACGACCGCATCCTGGTTGGCGCGACTGAGGAGGACGCGGGTTTCGACGTCCTGCCGACGGCCGACGCGTTCCGAGCGCTGACCGAGGCGGCCGTGCGGCTCTGTCCGGAGTTGAAGGAGGCCCGGGTGGAAGCGACCTGGACCGGGCTTCGTCCCGGCAGCTTCGACACCCGGCCGTACATCGGGCTGGTGCCCGGCTATCGCAACGTGGTCGTCGCCTCCGGGCACAAGCGCGCGGGGCTTCAGCTCTCGCCGGCCACGGCCGAGCTGGCCGTCGACCTCGTGCTCGGCCGGCCGCCGAGGATCGACCTCGCCCACTTCCGCATCGATCGCGAGCCGTCGACCGGCGACGACGTGTTCCGCTCGTGA
- a CDS encoding ATP-dependent Clp protease adaptor ClpS has product MSEEQGETSVAVEPEVVQETRTRRLPPYNVVILNDEEHTFEYVIELLTKLFAHSLPTAEKLTLEIHHRGRAIVYTTHKEKAELKREQVVSYGADPRMAASKGPLRCYIEPAGD; this is encoded by the coding sequence ATGTCGGAAGAGCAAGGGGAAACCAGCGTCGCCGTCGAGCCGGAAGTCGTCCAGGAGACCCGAACGCGCCGGCTTCCGCCGTACAACGTCGTGATCCTCAACGATGAGGAACACACGTTCGAGTACGTGATCGAACTTCTGACCAAGCTCTTCGCCCATTCGCTTCCCACCGCCGAGAAGCTCACCCTGGAGATTCACCACCGGGGCCGGGCCATCGTCTACACGACTCACAAGGAAAAGGCCGAACTCAAGCGCGAGCAGGTCGTTTCCTACGGCGCCGACCCCCGGATGGCGGCCTCCAAGGGCCCCCTCCGCTGCTACATCGAACCGGCCGGCGATTGA
- a CDS encoding nucleotidyltransferase produces MNPDFKDLLSTLNARGAEFLVVGAHALAVHGHLRATKDLDVWVRPSPDNASKVIAAIAEFGAPLHDLVASDLAERGTVFQIGVPPVRIDLLTAVDGLEFDDAWKDRLPTQFAGEPAFVPSLAHLIRNKKASGRLQDLADVEALERLSADRSASR; encoded by the coding sequence ATGAACCCCGACTTCAAAGATCTGTTGTCCACATTAAACGCAAGGGGCGCTGAGTTTCTGGTGGTCGGGGCGCATGCGCTCGCGGTTCACGGGCATCTCCGCGCCACCAAGGACCTCGACGTTTGGGTACGGCCGTCGCCAGACAATGCGTCCAAGGTAATCGCCGCGATCGCTGAATTCGGCGCGCCGCTTCATGACCTGGTCGCGAGCGATCTTGCCGAGAGAGGAACGGTGTTCCAGATCGGCGTGCCCCCAGTCCGCATCGACCTGTTGACGGCGGTCGACGGCCTGGAATTCGACGATGCCTGGAAGGATCGCCTGCCGACGCAATTCGCGGGAGAGCCCGCATTCGTGCCCTCGCTCGCGCATTTGATTCGGAATAAAAAAGCCTCCGGGCGTCTGCAAGACCTTGCTGACGTGGAGGCTCTGGAGCGGCTCAGCGCAGATAGATCGGCTTCTCGATGA
- a CDS encoding TadG family pilus assembly protein: protein MIRLNQRRGPSGGVAPLVAVSMVALTGMAALAVDVGRIAVAKVECQSAADVAAMTGARTLDGVMPQNLASATTNAKNAAGYYKVMGDPIASTEVTVQHGSYRYDRSKQQFSPSYSVQSNESYNLTKVTINKSCPTTFAQVLGYSAFKVAATAVAAHRPRDVAIVLDYSGSMNNESDLWNCESYLDNGQGSTSNPNNTSNNQETVYPKFGHYSNDKNYSNYTNYANLLSPAADASNPLSNDPRIGKSNVSISALGIPAMVNDFWSNNRGASSTASAFTAASDAALDSTNRAGGDKYLFKSGSTTVYAATVQDYTGSTTKNTAFETSGYATLGYIQGPRYWGKTFFVWPPDPRAAYDWRQLYFGTKDNTVLWDASGNWRSPSGYYTINYKAILAWIKATPNPFPSQLRSGNILYYNLIPTDVPASAYTHTQLNSAITDSNQRFWKEYIDYVVGSWRDPFNGVQTPGNPSMSYGPDYTFGTVKISSPPTGSTPAYMNYADNPKRPRHRLWFGPMTMIQFMSDTGILPGTAHDISMYSMKAGLGQALEDIQNNHPNDLVSMILFSRPLFNGGASGTGAFNLAQYSLTNNIQPMINSLWVPPNSGTSDVRPWDANGSQTPRAFGDWCSNTTSVYGFMLAYNQFSCSNTLQALDLSTAAGVGGEGRVGAQRLIVYETDGMANQGVTPANGFSTSSNYSSYYQIQPGQTLNSVGYTDANLFQTVQNICNTSSGAAVSAPGVLPYSPNQGRPGFGTPGKPVTIHCLAFGGIFESPSSVQTSSVALLQQVSGIGGTVFPSSASDPANGFKWCIGTLQQRQSRLVNAFQNIMNLKPVPITLIQ, encoded by the coding sequence TTCGCTTGAACCAGCGCAGGGGACCGTCGGGAGGCGTCGCGCCCTTGGTCGCGGTGAGCATGGTCGCGCTCACGGGCATGGCGGCCCTGGCCGTGGACGTGGGGCGGATCGCCGTGGCCAAGGTCGAGTGCCAGAGCGCCGCCGACGTCGCCGCGATGACTGGGGCGCGAACGCTCGACGGGGTCATGCCGCAAAACCTCGCCTCGGCCACGACCAACGCCAAGAACGCGGCCGGCTATTACAAGGTCATGGGCGATCCGATCGCCTCGACGGAGGTGACCGTCCAGCACGGCTCGTACCGCTACGACCGCTCGAAACAGCAGTTCTCGCCGTCGTACTCCGTGCAGTCGAACGAGAGCTACAATCTGACGAAGGTGACGATCAACAAATCGTGCCCGACGACGTTCGCCCAGGTTCTCGGCTACTCGGCGTTCAAGGTCGCGGCGACGGCCGTCGCCGCCCACCGCCCGCGCGACGTCGCCATCGTCCTCGACTACTCGGGGTCGATGAACAACGAGAGCGACCTCTGGAACTGCGAGAGCTACCTCGACAACGGCCAGGGCAGCACCAGCAACCCCAACAACACGTCGAACAACCAGGAGACCGTCTACCCCAAGTTCGGACACTACAGCAATGACAAGAACTATTCCAACTACACCAACTACGCCAACCTGCTGAGCCCGGCCGCCGACGCCTCGAACCCGCTCTCGAACGACCCCCGGATCGGCAAATCCAACGTCTCGATCTCGGCGCTCGGCATTCCCGCGATGGTCAACGACTTCTGGTCGAACAACCGTGGCGCCTCGTCGACCGCCTCGGCCTTCACGGCCGCGTCCGACGCCGCGCTCGATTCAACCAACCGCGCCGGCGGCGACAAGTACCTCTTCAAGTCGGGCTCGACCACGGTTTACGCCGCCACGGTCCAGGATTACACAGGCTCGACGACGAAGAACACGGCTTTTGAAACCAGCGGTTATGCGACGCTCGGCTACATCCAAGGGCCGCGGTATTGGGGCAAGACCTTCTTCGTCTGGCCCCCCGATCCGCGAGCGGCCTACGATTGGCGACAGCTCTATTTCGGGACCAAGGACAACACCGTCCTCTGGGACGCCAGCGGCAACTGGCGCAGTCCGTCGGGCTATTACACGATCAATTACAAGGCGATCCTCGCGTGGATCAAGGCGACGCCCAACCCGTTTCCTTCGCAACTGCGGTCGGGCAACATCCTCTACTACAACCTGATTCCGACCGACGTGCCCGCGTCGGCTTACACGCACACCCAGCTCAATTCGGCGATCACCGACTCCAATCAGCGGTTCTGGAAAGAGTACATCGACTACGTCGTCGGCTCCTGGCGCGATCCGTTCAACGGCGTCCAGACGCCCGGCAACCCGTCGATGAGCTACGGCCCGGACTACACCTTCGGGACCGTCAAGATCAGCTCGCCCCCCACCGGTTCCACCCCGGCGTATATGAATTACGCCGACAATCCCAAACGGCCCCGCCACCGACTCTGGTTCGGCCCGATGACGATGATCCAGTTCATGTCCGACACCGGCATCCTTCCCGGCACCGCGCACGACATCTCGATGTACAGCATGAAGGCCGGCCTCGGCCAGGCGCTGGAAGACATCCAGAACAACCACCCCAACGACCTGGTGTCGATGATCCTCTTCAGCCGCCCCCTCTTCAACGGCGGCGCCAGCGGAACCGGCGCCTTCAACCTGGCGCAATACAGCCTCACCAACAACATCCAGCCGATGATCAACTCGCTCTGGGTGCCCCCCAACAGCGGCACGAGCGACGTCCGCCCCTGGGACGCCAACGGCTCGCAGACGCCCAGGGCCTTCGGCGACTGGTGCTCCAACACCACGTCGGTGTACGGCTTCATGCTGGCCTACAACCAGTTCAGTTGCAGCAACACGTTGCAGGCGCTCGATCTGTCGACCGCGGCGGGGGTCGGCGGCGAGGGCCGCGTCGGCGCTCAACGGCTGATCGTCTACGAGACCGACGGCATGGCCAACCAGGGGGTGACTCCCGCCAACGGCTTCTCGACCAGTTCGAATTACAGCTCGTACTATCAAATCCAGCCCGGCCAGACGCTGAACTCCGTCGGATATACCGATGCGAACCTCTTCCAGACCGTGCAGAACATCTGCAACACGTCGAGCGGAGCCGCGGTCAGCGCGCCCGGCGTCCTGCCGTACTCGCCGAATCAGGGGCGGCCGGGCTTTGGAACGCCGGGGAAGCCGGTGACGATCCATTGCCTGGCGTTCGGCGGAATCTTCGAATCGCCGTCGTCGGTTCAGACCAGCTCGGTCGCCCTGTTGCAACAGGTCTCGGGCATCGGCGGGACCGTCTTTCCGTCGTCGGCGTCCGATCCAGCCAACGGCTTCAAGTGGTGCATCGGCACCCTCCAGCAACGGCAGTCGCGGCTGGTCAACGCCTTCCAGAACATCATGAACCTGAAGCCCGTGCCGATCACTTTGATCCAGTAG
- a CDS encoding class I SAM-dependent rRNA methyltransferase, translating to MSNQPRPRTRTAPVAAQTIPDRSLDPDVPLPVVAIRTPGMHPFIFRKMIDGVRGPLVANPGDLVQIVDRDGRPLGYGLWNPRSQISLRLLSRAPEAPGTEFWVRRIDEAVSLRLNTLGLEQETNAYRVVHAEGDGLSGLIVDRYDDVLSVEINSLGMYQRIGPILELFAGRLGTKHFRVHVAERVALQEDFSGRPLASPQLPPRITVSEHGIRYRIHFAEAHKTGFFCDQRDNRRDLAKFCNDRTVLDACCYTGGFGLNALIRGKAREVTCIDLDEKAVALAKENGNANSVRLDVVHADAFGYMRQMGQNERTYGVVVLDPPKLILDRDDVAPGKRKYFDLNVMGMKLVEPGGLLLTCSCSGLLDAPEFLSLLRAAARKANRSVQLLAMTGASADHPVALDAPESSYLKVAWLRIGERLPDEFFEPGV from the coding sequence ATGAGCAACCAGCCTCGACCAAGAACCCGAACCGCCCCCGTGGCGGCTCAGACGATCCCCGACCGCAGCCTGGACCCCGACGTCCCGCTGCCGGTCGTGGCGATCCGCACTCCGGGAATGCACCCGTTCATCTTCCGGAAGATGATCGACGGCGTCCGGGGCCCGCTCGTCGCCAATCCCGGCGACCTCGTCCAGATCGTCGACCGCGACGGCCGGCCGCTGGGCTACGGGCTCTGGAACCCCCGTTCCCAGATCAGCCTGCGGCTTCTGTCGCGCGCGCCCGAGGCGCCCGGGACCGAGTTCTGGGTCCGGCGGATCGACGAGGCGGTGAGCCTGCGTCTCAACACACTCGGACTCGAACAGGAAACCAACGCCTACCGGGTCGTCCACGCCGAGGGGGACGGGCTCTCCGGCCTGATCGTCGACCGCTACGACGACGTCCTCTCGGTCGAGATCAACAGCCTGGGGATGTACCAGCGGATCGGTCCGATCCTCGAACTGTTCGCCGGTCGGCTCGGGACGAAGCACTTCCGGGTGCACGTCGCCGAGCGGGTGGCGCTTCAGGAGGATTTCTCGGGGAGGCCGCTGGCCAGCCCCCAGCTTCCGCCCCGGATCACCGTCTCCGAGCACGGAATCCGCTACCGGATCCACTTCGCCGAGGCTCATAAAACCGGCTTCTTCTGCGACCAGCGCGACAACCGCCGCGACCTGGCGAAGTTCTGCAACGACCGCACCGTGCTCGACGCCTGCTGCTACACCGGCGGCTTCGGCCTCAACGCGCTCATCCGCGGCAAGGCCCGCGAGGTCACCTGCATCGACCTCGATGAAAAAGCCGTGGCGCTGGCCAAGGAGAACGGCAACGCCAACAGCGTGCGACTCGACGTCGTCCACGCCGACGCCTTCGGCTACATGCGGCAGATGGGGCAGAACGAGCGGACGTACGGCGTCGTCGTCCTTGACCCGCCCAAGCTGATCCTCGACCGCGACGACGTCGCGCCCGGCAAGCGCAAGTACTTCGACCTCAACGTCATGGGGATGAAACTGGTCGAGCCCGGCGGCCTGCTTCTGACCTGCTCGTGCTCGGGCCTGCTCGACGCGCCCGAATTCCTGTCGCTGTTGCGGGCCGCGGCTCGGAAGGCGAACCGGAGCGTCCAGCTTCTCGCGATGACCGGCGCGTCGGCCGACCACCCGGTCGCCCTCGACGCGCCCGAAAGCTCGTACCTCAAGGTCGCCTGGCTCCGCATCGGCGAACGATTGCCCGACGAATTTTTTGAACCCGGAGTTTGA
- a CDS encoding mannose-1-phosphate guanylyltransferase, with translation MLFAIIMAGGSGTRFWPRSRRNRPKQLLNLHGDATMLQQTVARIAPLVAPERVLIITGADQAEATRAQLPDLPAENVIAEPCPRDTAPCVGLAAQIVARRDPEGTMIVMPADHVIQPIDTFLATVKAAVAVIDADPSALVTFGIKPTRPETGYGYIERGELLETRDGVAVNRVVQFREKPDRDTAERFLASGNFAWNSGIFLWRAKTIQGEIERHRPQLGAALNRVGASIGTPAEADVLAFEFPRMERTPIDKAVMEKAENVKVLEVRYDWNDVGDWRALKSLIEADGSGNTIQGDVIARDTTNSIILSNDGGLIATLGLDDVVIVQAGQATLVARRDQLDKLKGLVESLDERGYGSYL, from the coding sequence ATGCTCTTTGCGATCATCATGGCCGGCGGCAGCGGCACGCGGTTCTGGCCCAGGAGCCGCCGCAACCGTCCCAAGCAGCTCCTGAATCTGCACGGCGACGCGACGATGCTCCAGCAGACGGTGGCCCGGATCGCGCCCCTGGTCGCTCCCGAGCGCGTCTTGATCATCACGGGGGCCGATCAGGCCGAGGCGACTCGCGCCCAGCTCCCTGACCTGCCGGCCGAGAACGTGATCGCCGAGCCCTGCCCGCGCGACACCGCCCCTTGCGTCGGACTGGCCGCGCAGATCGTTGCGCGGCGCGACCCCGAGGGGACGATGATCGTGATGCCCGCCGATCACGTCATCCAGCCGATCGACACGTTTCTGGCGACGGTGAAGGCCGCCGTCGCGGTCATCGACGCTGATCCCTCGGCCCTCGTGACGTTCGGAATCAAGCCGACCCGGCCCGAGACCGGCTACGGCTATATCGAGCGCGGGGAGCTGCTGGAAACCCGCGACGGCGTCGCCGTCAACCGCGTGGTCCAGTTCCGCGAGAAGCCCGATCGCGACACCGCCGAGCGGTTCCTCGCATCGGGAAATTTCGCCTGGAATTCGGGCATCTTCCTATGGCGGGCGAAGACGATCCAGGGCGAAATCGAGCGTCATCGGCCCCAGCTCGGCGCGGCCTTGAATCGCGTCGGAGCGAGCATCGGAACACCGGCCGAGGCCGACGTTCTGGCCTTCGAATTCCCGCGCATGGAGCGGACGCCGATCGACAAGGCGGTGATGGAGAAGGCCGAGAATGTCAAGGTCCTCGAAGTCCGCTACGACTGGAACGACGTCGGCGACTGGCGGGCTTTGAAGTCGCTGATCGAGGCCGACGGGTCGGGCAACACGATCCAGGGCGACGTGATCGCGCGCGACACCACGAATTCGATCATCCTCTCCAACGACGGCGGCCTGATCGCCACCCTCGGGCTCGACGACGTCGTGATCGTCCAGGCCGGACAGGCGACGCTCGTCGCACGTCGCGACCAGCTCGACAAGCTCAAGGGCCTCGTCGAGAGCCTGGACGAGCGCGGTTACGGGTCGTACCTGTGA
- a CDS encoding UTP--glucose-1-phosphate uridylyltransferase, with protein sequence MAFKTDLAERLELHGQRHLLRWWDDLSEAQRARLEAEIAAIDLEQIDRLIAEHVHGAAVATVPTDRVEPIEVIRLPETDGERVARRRAMELGEEALAAGEVGVILVAGGSGTRLGFDGPKGTFPIGPVSSASLFQIHAEKIVALGGRYGKQPPLYVMTSPENHDATVRFFDEHDRFGLERPRFFQQGQMPAVDRRTGKILLAAPDHVALSPDGHGGTLLAMAARGADAGPSCLDDMRERGVRTLFYFQVDNPMVEIADAAFLGLHRKADAEMSFKIVERRTPEEKVGVVVTIDGRPQVIEYSDLPPELAGKRRSDGQLEIWAGSIAIHVLERAFIERLVGQHRLPFHRAVKKVAHIDDSGATIKPAEPNAVKFEQFIFDALPEAERWSIVETDRAREFEPLKNATGPDSPATVHQRMSDLFGDWLEQAGAIVPRRPDGSAPFGIEISPLYALDPHELKAKLEPGLVIEKPIYLR encoded by the coding sequence ATGGCTTTCAAGACGGATCTGGCGGAACGGCTGGAGCTTCACGGACAGCGGCACTTACTGCGCTGGTGGGACGATCTGAGCGAGGCGCAGCGCGCACGGCTGGAAGCGGAGATCGCGGCGATCGATCTGGAGCAGATCGATCGGCTGATCGCCGAACACGTCCACGGCGCGGCCGTCGCGACGGTCCCGACCGACCGCGTGGAACCGATCGAGGTCATCCGGCTTCCCGAGACCGACGGCGAGCGGGTCGCCCGCCGCCGCGCGATGGAACTCGGCGAAGAAGCCCTGGCGGCCGGCGAGGTGGGCGTCATTCTGGTCGCCGGCGGCTCGGGCACGAGGCTCGGCTTCGACGGCCCCAAGGGAACCTTCCCGATCGGACCGGTCTCCTCGGCCAGCCTGTTCCAGATCCACGCCGAGAAGATCGTCGCCCTCGGCGGCCGGTATGGCAAACAGCCGCCTTTGTACGTCATGACGAGCCCCGAAAATCATGACGCGACCGTGCGGTTCTTCGACGAGCACGATCGGTTCGGCCTTGAACGCCCGCGATTCTTCCAGCAAGGCCAGATGCCCGCCGTCGACCGCCGGACCGGGAAGATCCTCCTCGCCGCTCCCGACCATGTCGCGCTCAGCCCCGACGGCCACGGCGGAACGCTCCTGGCGATGGCCGCGCGGGGGGCCGACGCCGGGCCGAGCTGCCTCGACGACATGCGCGAGCGGGGCGTCCGGACCTTGTTCTACTTCCAGGTCGACAACCCGATGGTCGAGATCGCCGACGCGGCGTTCCTGGGCCTGCACCGGAAGGCCGACGCCGAGATGTCGTTCAAGATCGTCGAGCGCCGCACGCCGGAAGAGAAGGTCGGCGTGGTCGTCACCATCGACGGCCGTCCCCAGGTGATCGAGTACTCCGACCTGCCGCCGGAACTCGCCGGCAAGCGACGAAGCGACGGCCAGCTCGAAATCTGGGCCGGCAGCATCGCGATCCACGTCCTCGAACGCGCGTTCATCGAACGCCTCGTCGGTCAGCACCGGCTGCCTTTCCATCGTGCGGTCAAGAAGGTCGCGCACATCGACGACTCCGGCGCGACGATCAAGCCGGCCGAACCGAACGCCGTCAAATTCGAGCAGTTCATCTTCGACGCCCTGCCCGAAGCTGAGCGGTGGTCGATCGTCGAGACCGACCGCGCCCGCGAGTTCGAGCCGCTCAAGAACGCAACGGGCCCCGACTCGCCGGCCACCGTCCACCAGCGGATGAGCGACCTCTTCGGCGACTGGCTCGAACAGGCCGGCGCCATCGTCCCCCGCCGACCCGACGGCTCGGCCCCGTTCGGCATCGAGATCAGCCCCCTCTACGCCCTCGACCCCCACGAGCTGAAAGCCAAACTCGAACCGGGCCTGGTCATCGAGAAGCCGATCTATCTGCGCTGA
- the ruvX gene encoding Holliday junction resolvase RuvX, whose amino-acid sequence MSHRRPFARTLGIDFGLRRVGAAVSDPGRSIATPLEVYERRDAAQDARHYRKLVEENEIDRVVIGLPVHTSGQEGELAAKAREWGGWLITITGLPVFYFDERYTSKLADEILIGSGFKRQKRKGLRDMLAAQILLQGYLDAGCPETESPLQPLVDSEEESNGS is encoded by the coding sequence GTGAGCCACCGTCGGCCGTTCGCCCGAACCCTGGGGATCGATTTCGGATTGCGACGCGTCGGCGCGGCTGTCAGCGACCCCGGCCGGTCGATCGCCACGCCGCTCGAAGTCTACGAACGCCGCGACGCCGCCCAGGACGCCCGCCATTACCGGAAACTGGTCGAAGAGAACGAGATCGACCGCGTCGTGATCGGCCTGCCGGTCCACACCAGCGGCCAGGAGGGCGAGCTGGCGGCGAAGGCCCGCGAATGGGGAGGCTGGCTGATCACGATCACCGGCCTGCCGGTCTTTTACTTCGACGAGCGGTACACGTCGAAGCTGGCCGACGAGATCCTCATCGGCTCGGGATTCAAGCGTCAGAAGCGCAAAGGACTGCGCGACATGCTGGCGGCTCAGATCCTCTTGCAAGGCTACCTCGACGCCGGCTGTCCCGAGACCGAATCGCCGCTCCAGCCGCTCGTCGATTCCGAAGAGGAAAGTAATGGGTCGTAA
- a CDS encoding metal-dependent transcriptional regulator: protein MASLTVENYVKSIALIAARNPAGTAVSTGQLALALGVSPGTVTGMLKTLSEAALATYTPYEGARLSDAGNRLALMVIRRHRLLELFLARTLEMSWDEVHEEAEHMEHAVSERLIDRIEDFLGHPAVDPHGDPIPGADGSLTEPKGIPLSQCGRGQHFRVIRVLDQDPAFLRYLTECRLDLNAEGELCENRPESAAVVCRLGGRDVALGLSAAEKVLVQTR from the coding sequence GTGGCAAGCCTGACTGTCGAGAACTACGTCAAATCGATCGCGCTCATCGCCGCTCGGAACCCGGCCGGGACCGCCGTCAGCACGGGTCAACTGGCCCTGGCGCTGGGGGTCTCGCCGGGGACCGTCACCGGCATGCTCAAGACGCTCTCGGAGGCGGCGCTGGCGACCTATACGCCGTACGAAGGCGCGCGGCTGAGCGACGCGGGCAACCGGCTGGCCCTGATGGTGATCCGCCGGCACCGGTTGCTCGAATTGTTCCTCGCCCGCACGCTCGAAATGTCGTGGGACGAGGTGCATGAAGAGGCCGAGCACATGGAGCACGCGGTCTCGGAACGCTTGATCGACCGCATTGAGGACTTTCTCGGCCATCCGGCCGTCGACCCGCACGGCGACCCGATCCCGGGGGCCGACGGCTCGCTGACCGAACCGAAGGGGATCCCGCTGTCGCAGTGCGGTCGCGGCCAGCATTTCCGGGTCATCCGCGTGCTCGATCAAGACCCGGCGTTCCTCCGCTACCTGACCGAGTGCCGGCTCGATCTGAACGCCGAGGGCGAACTGTGCGAGAACCGCCCCGAGTCGGCCGCCGTCGTCTGCCGACTGGGCGGGCGCGACGTCGCGCTGGGCCTCTCGGCGGCTGAAAAAGTCCTCGTTCAGACCCGCTGA